The DNA segment CGACTGCCTGGTCGATTCCTCCGACCGAGTCTTTTCTCATGATTGATTCTGCGAGACGATATGATTTAGAGGGAAGCTGATGACGAAAGCAATCACTCTGCAACTTATCCCCTGTTTACTACTTATTAGCGATCGACCTATTTAGATCCATTTCGCTTTGCTTTTCGTATAAGAAAGCACCGGCGATCTTTGTGTTGTGATTTCACCATCTTATTGAGTTGAACATGTCGCAGGCGATTCCACGTGAAGCAAGGCACTCCGAACGGGGGGAGTCTAGATACTACGCGATACTTGTTTGGAGCGCCGTCTTCTGGCAGTTCTTCTTCTTGGGCACAGTGGGTATCATCTTCTGCGTGAACACGCTGCTGGCCGCCATCCTCATCGCCGTGTTCATCCCGGTGACCGGGGTGTTGGGTGTCGTCTTCTTCGAGGAAAACTTCAGCAGCGAGAAGGGCGTCGCTCTGGTCCTCGCACTCTGGGGTTTGGCCTCCTACTGCTACGGAGAGTACAGGCACGAAAAGGATAAGAAAGACAAAGCAACACCCAGTAATCAGGTTGCTTGAACTGCTGTACTTTTGTGAGCAAAGAGATCGATTAAAGATTGATGATGGTGTGGATGTGAAATTGGATAGAGGATAAGAACTTGTCGATGAAACCTTGGAGAGTTTCGCATGTGCTTTTGGATTCATATTAGCAATTACATGGGAATCAACTCTTCTGGGGAACACTTGCAAAGGAATCAGCAGCCAAAAGGCTGCTTGAGCTTTCAATTAAGCAGCATCTCACAGTCACCTGAATCATTCTGTCTTGCTTTCCTTCCAACATCTGAAGCATCCTTGCGCATGCTGGTTCGATCATTTTCCATACTATCGGTGTGCACTACACATTCCCACTATTCGCTCTAAAATGGCCTTTCTCATATCACTGGGAATCAGTGGATGTTAAAGGTGATTTTAGCCAAACCTTATGAAACTATATCGAAAATGTTCGGACAATGCTTGCCTCCGACGTTTAAGTTCAAGAAAAGGTAACTTGTTAGAGAGAGCCAGAAGAGGAGGCCGCCGCCACCGAGGACGATCGCGTCTTTTGTCTCCCATTACCCAAGCGTCTTGGCCCCGAGCAGCTATTTCTCTATATATCCAGACATGAGCCTTTGGAAAGAATACCTTTTGCTTACATCACGCGCCCATTCTAATCATCGTCCCAGCATTTACTACTGTTCAAAAGAGAGACATCAAAAACGTTTTGCTGCTATAGTCAATCAACGCCTAACCTGCAATGATTATCCGATGACAATTCCTTGGAACATCAAATACTCGATGGAGACGATAGCTTGTAGAGAGAGATAATTAGAATTATGCGAGGATTGAGGCTTCATAAttcaattttgtttttcttaaataatgttctttattttttattattttgtaagTATTCTTCCTCCTTTTGATACCTTTCCCTGCTCTCACCTCCACCCCATCATGTGGCGGTGCCACCCACGCTTCGTTGTCTCCTCCATCGACCCTTTCCTTCCTCTTTAGAGATAATGAGATTTCATGGTGAGAGCATAGGATAAAGACAGTAGAAAGTGGGTGGCATCGCCTTGCGATGAGATGGAGACAACTCAGGAAAAAGGATAGGACATTTACCGACACTATATAGAAAAAAAACGAAAAAGGAACTTTTTTAGATAAATCGGCCATTAGGATTCAGTAAAGTTTAGTCTATCTATCTAAATCAAACTAAAAATTTAATTACTCAAATTTGACTCCCATATCTGTTGTCTACTCCAATCCTAAAGAGTAGCGAAAATTCTTGTACCATAAGGTGCTCTTTCTCCTCTTAGATGCTTTTGTTGTTGCTGCTACTTTTCTTCGTCCACCTCAATGGCAAACCTAATCAATCAACACTGCTAAGCACACACTGTCACCCTCAGGCACAGGACAAACACATCCAAAACAAGAAGAGTGTGCTAATTGAAAACTGAAACCAAGGCGACTTATTGGGGATGTTGGATTGGTGGTGGCCTTCATCGAGAAAGGAAAAAGTTGTAACCTTAGCCATTCGTCAGATCAGCCAGCCTTTATATTATGTATCTTTGATGGATGCTTTTTCTTCATCTTATCTAATTCtttaacttaatttttttctaatatataaaatatttttttttttaatctttacaactatgttatagtattttaaatAATACCCAAAAAATAGTAGTAAAAAACATTATAACACAATGTGCTTGTTTAAAttatgtaaaaaatattataacataaaaatgagagaaaaaaaaaagagggtggGTTGTTGGTATAGTTAGATCGACGGTTCGATAGGAGAGTGAAGATAAGAGGAGAGAAAATATACTGAGTATTTCAtgtcaaaaataaaaaaggaatatatttcttgaaaaaaacaaaaataatttttttaaaaaaaatcgctcatgatttttatattgatataaaattcagtagAATAGGACAAATTATGATTCAATTATCTCTGCTCGAAAGCTCATGAAACTACTCTATGAAGTCTATTATAGAATCCATAGAAGTCTTCTATATAATGCATTCAAATCATGTGAGGAAAACGAGAGATTGGTTTATGTGGACGGAGATCAACaaattaagagaaaaataattttcatcgttATCAATGAAATTTATTCCGAAAGAGAGAGATGACAGCTATGCAAGACCGGAAGATTTGCACTGTTTCGAAAGAGCTTGACCGGTAGAAAACATATGCGTTTGAATTATAGGTGTGAGAAGATTATTTAACGCACAACCACACAAATACCAATGGCGAGTGTCGAAAGCTATACAATTGAATTCACTTTTCATTTGCCAATCATAGCTCATGTTATATAAGGCAACTCTTCCATCTTGGACTTGTCATGGACTTCCATGTTTCGATAAATCTGTGCCATGTCATGTAAATATCACAATTTAGCAGCATAAAACTCTCTTTGGTGGTGTTGTTCATGAACTGAGTTCTTTGATACGGCCACTAGTGGAGTGATCATTGAAGTCTCTcttctatatatatatcttaGCACTAGCTGGTGCTTCTCTCAGTTCCCAAAGCAAACGCCATGGAGGTGGAAGGCCAAAACTCTAATCACCAGAACCAGGATGCCGCTCCCCAGATGAGCAAAGGCCTGAGGAGGGCCCTCATCGTCCTCAACTGCGTCCTTATGGCGCTCGGAAACACCGGCAGCccgctcctcctccgcctctacTACCGTAGCGGCGGAAAGCGTCAGTGGCTCTCGAGCTGGCTCGAGACCGCTGGATGGCCCTTCATCTTCGTCCCCCTCCTCATCACCTACCTCCACCGTCGCCGCCGCTGCCGACTCCGCCCCGGCAACTGCCACCCCACCAAGCTCTTCTTCATCACCCCGCGACTCTTCCTCGCTTGCGCCTTCATCGGCCTCATCACCGGCTTCGACGACTTCCTCTACGCCTACGGGCTGTCTTTCCTCCCCGTCTCCACCTCGTCTCTCCTCATATCCACCCAGCTGGCCTTCACGGCCTTCTTCGCCTTCCTCATAGTGAAGCAGAAGTTCACCCCGTACTCGATCAACTCGGTGGCGTTGCTGACGGTCGGGGCAGTGGTCCTAGGACTCCACGTGAGCTCCGACCGGCCCGACAACGTGACGAGGGGCCAGTACCACTTGGGGTTCATCCTGACGCTGGGGGCAGCAGCTCTGTATGGGCTGATCCTGCCGCTGGTGGAGCTGATGTACTCCAAATCGAAGCAGGCGATCACCTACACGCTGGTGATGGAGATGCAGTTGGTGATGGGGTTCTTCGCGACCGCTTTCTGCACCGTGGGGATGCTGGTGAACAAGGACTTCCAGGTGACCTTGTTTCTCTGCCTTGGGTTTCACGACCGCCGAGTCGATTCCTCCGACCGAGGTCTTGTCGTATGTTTGATTCTGCGAGACGATATGATTAGGGAGAAGCTGATGACGAAAGCCATCACTCTGCAAATTCTCCCCTGTTTACTCTACTCATCGGATCACTCTGCACTTTGTCACGGTGGAAAACTCCATCAACCATAGTCTCCTACCACTAAGCTCTTGATGACTCATAAAACATAATTTATTCGTCACTATATTCATTACTCATCATCGATTGACCTATTTCGATCCATTTCATTGCTTTTCATATTAGAAAGTACAGGCAATTTTGGTGTTGTGGATATCACCATCTCATTGAGTCGAACATGTTGCAGGCGATTCCACGTGAGGCAAGGCACTTCGAACTGGGGGAGTTTAGATACTACGTGGTACTTGTTTGGAGCGCCGTCTTCTGGCAATTCTTCTTCCTGGGCACAGTGGGCATCATCTTCTGCGTCAACACGCTGCTCGCCGGCATCCTCATCGCGTTGTTCATCCCGGTGACCGAGGTGTTGGGTGTCGTTTTCTTCAAGGAAAACTTCAGCAGCGAGAAGGGCATCGCTCTCGTCCTCTCACTCTGGGGGTTGGCCTCCTACTCCTACGGAGAGTACAGGCAAGAAAAGGATAAGAAAGACAAAGCAGCTCCCAGTAATCAGGTTGCTTGAACTGCTGTACTTCTGTGATCGAAGGGAAATTTTAATGGATTGCTACATATTGATCAAAGATCGATGATGATGTGGATATGAATTTGGATAGAGGATAAGCATGTGCCTTTGGAATCATATTAGCAATTGCATGGGAATCACCTCGTTTGGGGAACACTTGCAAAGGAATCAGCAGCAAACAGGCTACTTGAGCATGCAATTAAGCAGCATCTCACAGTCACCTGAATCATTCTGTCATGCTTTCCTTCCAACATCTGAAGCTGATGATGCTTCTGAAACGTCCTCAggcgtcgtcatcatcatcataactagAATAATTCCTAGTGCTTTGTTTAGGCGCAAAGCAAACTTGAATCTTTAGAAAACATATGCGTTTGAATGCTGCCAAAAGCATGAGATTATGCTGATCCATTTTGCCGGCCATTAGATTCTTCGAATTGGCCAAAACACTACTTGCATGATGCTGTTTAATTAGCTTTCTTCGTACTGTCGAACACTCTATTGATTCAGCAAATATAAGGACAAAAGTAATTGAGAAATGGAGCTCAATCTGCTATTGAGATAGCGAGATCGAGTATTTTGATCTTTTTCATATTTTCCACCGCTGATTGAGGAGTGGATGCACTCTCTCCCCTGCCATAGTAACCTAACCAAAGAGGAAGTCACTCTCAATTACTGGATCATAGCAACTAAAAGACATGTACATTAGGCGACGTTGTTACCTATATTCTTGCCATGTGCGTGGAAACATATCAATTGTTGACCACTGTTTTTTGTTTGACGTGAAAAGCCGACATTATTGTgttactttttttttcatttagtgTCTCTAAtttcttatcatatttgtaatattCCTCATCATCATTATGTTGTGAGGTCTCCTCAGATTTTCGAGCACATTATCGTTTGTTACTATTGCCATGTAAACATCCTCTGTTTACAATTAATTCTCCAACACGAAGAAGATTATAATGAATTCGAAACACTAATATTTGTTGGCTACATATTAACAAAGAATTAAATAGATCATCACATCGTATTGGCTTTCCTACTTATGTTGGTTTGACCATTTTCTATACAATCGGTGTCCACTACGCATTCCCACGATTCGCTCTTAGTGGAAATGCACACAAAGCCTCAAATCTCTccattccttccttccttccttcttatTATTGGATTTCTTGCTAGCTTTCTCATCAGTGATACATGATTGGAATAGCACTGACCCCCTCGTGGGTATCATGTTGTCAATCTTATAGATCATATACCTCACTCACTTGATATTTCAATCAAAGAGATCGAATGAAATATCGATTAAATGGAGTTAACATGTTGGTCGAATGAAGATGATATGAGATGAATCGAAACCTGTGCATTAATCAAAATTTAGCTTACTAAAATTTATATACAACTTCCGCACGATGCGCGCGTGGAAAGTGGTCCGACCGGACCAGAAACGGAGCTGGACCGGATCCAAACCGGGCCTACAAAACGCCCCGAGTTAGGTCCGGTCTTCGGAGCTCGAACATGGCGACCGGCTGCCTCTTCGCAGCCCTAGTTCGGGGATCGCGCCCGAGAAGCCTAAGAATCTCCGATCTCCGGGCCTCACCGATCGCATTTCTTGAAAGCCCTAGGTCCTTCTCTTCGGTCCTGCCGAAAAGCGATGGCTTCTCCGTCGAAGAGGAACCCGCCGACCCCGAGGACGATCTCCGGAGCCGCGTCTTTCGGCTCCGATTACCTAAGCGGAGCGCGACGGCCGCCCTAGACAGATGGGTCGGGGAGGGGCGCGCTGTGTCGGCGTCGGAGCTCCGCCAGATAGCCAAGGACCTGAGGCGATCGCAGCGCTACAAGCACGCCCTCGAGGTACATTCCTTGTCCACTTTCTCCTGTTTCTATTAGTTCTCTTATCTTTTGCTGATTGAATAAGGATGTGGCGTCTGGGAAAAGAAAAGTTGGGACTTTTAAGATCACAGAAGACATACTTTTAAGAAAATAACCTAAAATCCAAGAAGTCTTGTCTGACAAAATTTTGTGGATGTATTCTTGTTTAATCTATTCTAAGATTAAACTGAATGGGAGCAGTCCTAATAGCACCTCCGTTCCTATCGATCTGAGAACTTGATTGATTCATGACCTTCCTGTCAATACGATATTACAATTGAGCTTCATgatgcatatgtatatgtactaTGTTGCCTCATTCTTCTCGTATTTGTTATTGCACTTGCAGATATCAGAGTGGATGAAAACACATCGAGAATCTGAGTTATCAGATCGCGACTATGCAATGCGCATAGAATTGATCACCAAAGTTTTTGGTGTCAATGCTGCTGAAGATTTTTTTGAAGGTCTACCCTCGAGTGCAAAATCATGTGAAGCATACACTGCCCTCCTCCATTCGTATGCTGCAGCAAAATTGACAGAGAAGGCCGAGAAGCTATTCGAAAGGATCAAGGAATTAAGTCTCTCTTTGAGTGCATTGGTATATAATGAAATGATGACTTTGTATATCTCGGTTGGGCAGCTCGATAAGGTTCCCCCGATTGTTGATGAACTAAAGAGGCGAAAAGTCACACCTGATCTGTTCACATATAACCTCTGGATAAGTTCTTATGCTGCAATTCTCGACATTAATGCTGTAAGAAATATTCTTGATGAGATGGCCCAGGAACCAAACTCTGACAAACATTGGATTACATACATGAGACTGGCTGATATCTATCTCACTGCTGGTCGACTCGTCGATTCAGATTTTTCTCTTGCTGAAACCGACAAAAAGATTAGCCAGCAACAGTGGATAACTTATGATTTCCTTATCATCTTACATGCTGGTCTGGGTAACAGTCAAATGCTAAACGAAATATGGAAATCCATGAGGATGACCTCACAGAAAATGACTAGCAGAAATTATATATGCATTATTTCTTCCTATCTCGTGCTTGAACGGTTGAAGGAAGCTGGAGAAGTTATCGACGAGTGGAGGAAATCTAAGGCTGAAGAATTTGATATCTCTGATTGCAATAGGCTATTTGAGGCACTAAAAAAGGCTGGCTTGGCCGACGCAGCAGAGAAGTTCCGTGAGCTAATTCTCCAGAAAGATTGTGTGACTTACTAGTTGCTTTTTTGCTAACCGAATGTTCAGTAAACTAGATCAATATGGTTTTGTCAGAACTGTGTTTGTCTGGGAAACTGGAAGAGGGAACTACACAAGTTAACACTTCCATTGTTGTTTTTGTGCCTTGAGGAATAATAAGAGGTCAAATGTAATATAACTTTACCAAGTGACCTTGTTTACCATTTCTATCTTCCTTTTCAATTCAGCTTTTTAGTTTTCAGTGAAATTTGCTTCTCTACAGTCATTACTGGATATATAGTAAGATTAATAAGCATAATTTGTTTGCTTGTTTATTCACATGGACTTCCCCTAGCATATTGTCTGTATTTCGATGAATGTACTACAAGTATGCAAACATTTTCTCTAGTATTCTGATATGCAGCAGATACTTTGAACCATCAGAATGTGAGTGTCACGTCTACCTAAAGTGGTATTATGTTTGGCGACAGTTGGTGAACACTAGAGAAGCTGAGTATACCTTTAGGACGTGGGAAGCAGAGTGCAGAAATCACGAAGGATTTCCAATGTTCCTCTACGAGCTTTTAAGGTGACTGGATGGATGAGTAAAGCTGAGTTATTGCATCTTCATATTTTGGCAAAGGGTGCCTATCCAAACTACAAACAATAAATGAGAATTTGATGGAGGATTGGTGACCGATGTTTGTACACGGAGGCCTCTGTCTGCGATCTTGATGTCCATTGCGGGGTATTTTAAAGGAGCACGGCGGTGCTAAATCAATGTCAGCACAGCCGATGATGATTTCCTTTCTCAGAAACAACATTTATTGTAGCTCAGAATGTTTAATTGGAAACGGTACATTTCAATGTTCGACATACAAATAACATTTTCTCTTCATTTAGCAcaattaattctatattataaACAATCAGATATGTTCTACATATGTCATTTGAGAACTAAGCTGCCCTCGTCTTTACAGTAATATTACAATGTCTTAAGGCTCGAAGTACGGAATCCAGCACCCAAGTCAGCGAGGAGGATAGCACTTCGATGAAGAAGAGATAAACCAGATTAGTCCAGAAGCAAACTCTTCCGTGATCCCTTTCTTCATCTTCTGGAGATCTTAGACCAGAAATATACAACAAAGAAACAGAAAAGCGTGAACAGTATCACATGGACAAGATGGTTCGAACCCTTCTGTATGATGCTCTTGTTCATCCTTCTCATATTGTTCTTCACCCCAGCCTGTGCTTTAATAAGGGTCATTTGCTGTCGGACAACCAGAGCTCCATCAGAAAGCACGCAGATTCATATAGTCAAACCATAAAGATGCAAAAACACAAGAAGGAACATTCAGTGTAGCATGATTACAAAATAAATATGAATGATGATAATGCACCTATGGCATCATGAGCTCCAGGAACATGTGATGCTAATACATCAAGAAACTTCCATCAAGTACTCCGGAAATGACAAATAACAGAACATGTCCAGGTAAGTGAAAAAATATACATGCAGCTAGTACCTCCTGCAATCTTCATATAAAAAATGAACAATTTATGCTAGTTGGATCCTAAAACTTGGGGACTGGCCCAGAGTCCTGTACTATTCTTGAGACAAGGTATCCCCTGCTGGGAAAAGATATCTTTTTGTCTCTCTAATTTCAGGAACCTCAGACAATATTTATTAGAACATGCTTTTCCCTGAATTCCAATAAAAGTTTCATTCGAAGATCTCATAGGAAAAAATGATAATTTAGATACTATAAAATGGATAGAATGTGTAGAAGATATAGCATATATTATCTGAATTTTGCATTCAACAAGAGATTAGAAAGCAAAAGTTATTTTGATACCAGGTTAATAAAGTAATACAGAAACAATCCAAATCCCCAACAATTTTCTATGCAAAACAGGTGTTCTTGCAGAAGATACCTAAAGGCAAGGATTGATATTTCCCAGTAGAAGcatgagaaattttatataagATATCAAATAACTCTAATAAAATAGCCTTGAAGATAACCTATGATGCAATGAATTCATGGATATTAGATTTTTCAATATGTACCAACATGGAAAGGTGCATCTCAAAAACATTAACAATTCGTACAGGTAAACTAGCTCAGTCAATTAACTTTAAAATAAATACAAGGCAATCAACTTTTAACTATTTCCGCTAGCCACTTAGTCACATGCCTTGTCATATTGCTTTGTTACAAAATTCTGATAAGTCCAAGAAAACCTACAAGTCCAGAAGAATGCTGTATAACGTAAACTAGTGCACAACATTCAGCTATTAACCATCACAAACAAAGGCAACTTAAAAAATAAGCAACAGGTTCAGGTCTTCAGTTTATAACCATTTCCACCAAAAGGAATCAAAGCTGTGAAATGATGGAAAACATTACCAATTGGGTTATGAAGTCATTCTGAAACTTTGCTTCTGTCTCTATCTCCTGAGCTACCTGTAGCAAGGAATAGAAAGAGATACCACAGTCACACAACAAGAAACAGAATCCCCCATATTTCATTGTAAGTAATACAACTAACTAGTGGAACAACATGATGATTTCCCCTAATAAATCTGATCACTTGAAGCTTTCATGCCCTAGAATGAGGAAACATTTTCCCCTAGAAATTACACAAAAACTATTAGCAACTTATTTTACAACAGGACAAACTCCTGAAGATGTTCATGCATTTTAAGTTGACAACAGattatttttttgctttcttgttaTTCAACCAAAAAGACAACAGATTATTCTGACATGCAACCTGTTGGTGTCTTCAAAGCCATCAAGATCACCATCAACCTACCATACAAGACGCTGGTAGCCTCTTTGAGACATATAGAGGCATCTCCTCACCAAATGCTTTACCAAAATTTATGAGGGAATGttcataaagaaaaacaaaacaacagtagtaaaaaaaaaaaaaaaagctcccgAATAAGAAACATATTTGTAGTTGCACCAAAAATGATTAGACGAC comes from the Musa acuminata AAA Group cultivar baxijiao chromosome BXJ1-10, Cavendish_Baxijiao_AAA, whole genome shotgun sequence genome and includes:
- the LOC135596174 gene encoding bet1-like protein At4g14600 isoform X2 — encoded protein: MAPAPIDRGLISRPAASSDEIQLRIDPMHADLDEEIDGLHRKIRQLKGVAQEIETEAKFQNDFITQLQMTLIKAQAGVKNNMRRMNKSIIQKGSNHLVHVILFTLFCFFVVYFWSKISRR
- the LOC135596172 gene encoding pentatricopeptide repeat-containing protein At5g09450, mitochondrial-like, which translates into the protein MATGCLFAALVRGSRPRSLRISDLRASPIAFLESPRSFSSVLPKSDGFSVEEEPADPEDDLRSRVFRLRLPKRSATAALDRWVGEGRAVSASELRQIAKDLRRSQRYKHALEISEWMKTHRESELSDRDYAMRIELITKVFGVNAAEDFFEGLPSSAKSCEAYTALLHSYAAAKLTEKAEKLFERIKELSLSLSALVYNEMMTLYISVGQLDKVPPIVDELKRRKVTPDLFTYNLWISSYAAILDINAVRNILDEMAQEPNSDKHWITYMRLADIYLTAGRLVDSDFSLAETDKKISQQQWITYDFLIILHAGLGNSQMLNEIWKSMRMTSQKMTSRNYICIISSYLVLERLKEAGEVIDEWRKSKAEEFDISDCNRLFEALKKAGLADAAEKFRELILQKDCVTY
- the LOC135596174 gene encoding bet1-like protein At4g14600 isoform X1, whose protein sequence is MANPLYGAGPNRSREGLISRPAASSDEIQLRIDPMHADLDEEIDGLHRKIRQLKGVAQEIETEAKFQNDFITQLQMTLIKAQAGVKNNMRRMNKSIIQKGSNHLVHVILFTLFCFFVVYFWSKISRR
- the LOC135596171 gene encoding purine permease 3-like; the encoded protein is MEVEGQNSNHQNQDAAPQMSKGLRRALIVLNCVLMALGNTGSPLLLRLYYRSGGKRQWLSSWLETAGWPFIFVPLLITYLHRRRRCRLRPGNCHPTKLFFITPRLFLACAFIGLITGFDDFLYAYGLSFLPVSTSSLLISTQLAFTAFFAFLIVKQKFTPYSINSVALLTVGAVVLGLHVSSDRPDNVTRGQYHLGFILTLGAAALYGLILPLVELMYSKSKQAITYTLVMEMQLVMGFFATAFCTVGMLVNKDFQAIPREARHFELGEFRYYVVLVWSAVFWQFFFLGTVGIIFCVNTLLAGILIALFIPVTEVLGVVFFKENFSSEKGIALVLSLWGLASYSYGEYRQEKDKKDKAAPSNQVA